From one Triticum aestivum cultivar Chinese Spring chromosome 4B, IWGSC CS RefSeq v2.1, whole genome shotgun sequence genomic stretch:
- the LOC123093706 gene encoding uncharacterized protein, giving the protein MLPLAAARACLSSPAPTPRPPSPSRAASLSPLLRRSSTARQLRPARLPLLRPLQAATGAGAPGASSRPARDRVIDFGKHKGQMLGTLPPSYLRWVVAELDYGDTAAWARLAREVLDDPVYVDRVEWEHAHRFLRGDSKFDYVYDDAGEDGDGPLQEMAERFGWDLSDEDGWGRLDFRLLGTSYGGRIPRKADRRQSTGNRSPRGGGGALFDAGADGPRGKRDERRERMRTRREEQVRTAKLDVLGVNAGAKDGGALGTARKARIGVAAKKEILGLGRCGERAAPLKGGEGGNPFPGRQAFLDKVRKLKGDDS; this is encoded by the coding sequence ATGCTCCCGCTCGCCGCCGCAAGGGCCTGCCTTTCCTCCCCGGCGCCGACGCCGAGACCCCCATCCCCATCCCGAGCGGCGTCTCTCTCCCCCCTTCTCCGTCGCAGCTCCACCGCCAGGCAGCTCAGACCCGCCAGGCTCCCCCTCCTCCGCCCGCTCCAGGCCGCAACGGGCGCCGGCGCGCCGGGCGCGTCCTCGCGGCCCGCGAGGGACCGCGTGATCGACTTCGGCAAGCACAAGGGCCAGATGCTGGGCACGCTGCCGCCGTCCTACCTGCGCTGGGTGGTCGCGGAGCTCGACTACGGGGACACGGCGGCCTGGGCGCGCCTGGCGCGCGAGGTGCTCGACGACCCCGTCTACGTCGACCGCGTCGAGTGGGAGCACGCGCACCGCTTCCTCCGCGGCGACTCCAAGTTCGACTACGTCTACGACGACGCCGGCGAAGACGGCGACGGGCCGCTCCAGGAGATGGCCGAGCGCTTCGGCTGGGACCTCTCCGACGAGGACGGCTGGGGCCGCCTCGACTTCCGCCTCCTCGGCACCTCCTACGGCGGCCGCATCCCGAGGAAGGCCGACCGGCGCCAGAGCACCGGCAACAGATccccccgcggcggcggcggcgccctgtTCGACGCCGGGGCGGACGGGCCGAGGGGGAAGAGGGACGAGAGGCGGGAGCGGATGCGGACGAGGAGGGAGGAGCAGGTGAGGACGGCCAAACTGGATGTGCTCGGCGTGAACGCCGGCGCGAAGGATGGCGGCGCACTGGGGACGGCGAGGAAGGCCCGCATTGGTGTGGCGGCAAAGAAGGAGATCCTGGGGCTGGGCCGCTgcggcgagagggcggcgccgctgaAAGGCGGCGAGGGAGGGAACCCGTTCCCCGGCCGGCAAGCCTTCCTCGACAAGGTCAGGAAGCTCAAGGGCGATGATAGCTAG